In Streptomyces alboniger, the following are encoded in one genomic region:
- the fbaA gene encoding class II fructose-bisphosphate aldolase, producing the protein MPIATPEVYNEMLDRAKAGKFAYPAINVTSSQTLHAALRGFAEAESDGIIQISTGGAEFLGGQYSKDMVTGAVALAEFAHIVAAKYDITVALHTDHCPKDKLDGYVRPLLDVSAERVKAGRNPLFQSHMWDGSAETLADNLAIGQELLAKAAAAKIILEVEITPTGGEEDGVSHEINDELYTTVDDALRTAEALGLGEKGRYLLAASFGNVHGVYKPGNVVLRPELLKDLQEGVGAKYGKAGSQPFDFVFHGGSGSTAEEIATALENGVVKMNLDTDTQYAFTRPVADHMFKNYDGVLKVDGEVGSKKTYDPRTWGKLAEAGMAKRVTEACANLRSTGTRLK; encoded by the coding sequence ATGCCCATCGCAACTCCCGAGGTCTACAACGAGATGCTCGACCGGGCGAAGGCAGGCAAGTTCGCCTACCCGGCCATCAACGTGACCTCCTCGCAGACCCTGCACGCCGCACTGCGCGGGTTCGCGGAGGCCGAGAGCGACGGCATCATCCAGATCTCCACCGGTGGCGCGGAGTTCCTGGGCGGCCAGTACAGCAAGGACATGGTGACCGGCGCGGTCGCGCTCGCCGAGTTCGCGCACATCGTCGCCGCGAAGTACGACATCACGGTCGCGCTGCACACCGACCACTGCCCGAAGGACAAGCTGGACGGCTACGTCCGTCCGCTGCTCGACGTCTCCGCCGAGCGCGTCAAGGCCGGGCGGAACCCGCTGTTCCAGTCGCACATGTGGGACGGCTCCGCCGAGACCCTCGCCGACAACCTGGCCATCGGCCAGGAGCTGCTCGCGAAGGCCGCCGCCGCGAAGATCATCCTTGAGGTCGAGATCACCCCGACCGGCGGTGAGGAGGACGGCGTCAGCCACGAGATCAACGACGAGCTGTACACGACCGTCGACGACGCCCTGCGCACCGCGGAGGCCCTGGGCCTCGGCGAGAAGGGCCGCTACCTCCTGGCCGCGTCGTTCGGCAATGTCCACGGCGTCTACAAGCCCGGCAACGTCGTCCTGCGCCCCGAACTCCTGAAGGACCTCCAGGAGGGCGTCGGCGCCAAGTACGGCAAGGCCGGATCGCAGCCGTTCGACTTCGTCTTCCACGGCGGCTCCGGTTCGACCGCCGAGGAGATCGCCACCGCGCTGGAGAACGGCGTCGTGAAGATGAACCTCGACACCGACACCCAGTACGCCTTCACGCGGCCCGTCGCGGACCACATGTTCAAGAACTACGACGGCGTCCTGAAGGTCGACGGCGAGGTCGGTTCGAAGAAGACCTACGACCCGCGCACCTGGGGCAAGCTCGCCGAGGCGGGCATGGCCAAGCGCGTCACCGAGGCGTGCGCGAACCTGCGCTCCACGGGCACGCGCCTGAAGTAG
- the pyrE gene encoding orotate phosphoribosyltransferase produces the protein MTDDVRGALLQQIKDKAVVHGKVTLSSGLEADYYIDLRRITLDGEAAPLVGQVLLDLTADLDYDAVGGLTMGADPVAGAMLHASAARGKRLDAFVVRKAAKAHGMQRRVEGPDIKGRRVLVVEDTSTTGGSPLTAVEAVREAGAEVVGVATIVDRATGAGEKITEGAGVPYLFAYSKDDLGLD, from the coding sequence ATGACTGACGACGTACGTGGCGCTCTGCTCCAGCAGATCAAGGACAAGGCCGTGGTGCACGGCAAGGTGACCCTCTCCTCGGGTCTTGAGGCCGACTACTACATCGACCTGCGCCGCATCACCCTCGACGGCGAGGCCGCCCCCTTGGTCGGCCAGGTGCTGCTCGACCTCACCGCCGACCTCGACTACGACGCCGTGGGCGGCCTGACCATGGGCGCCGACCCCGTCGCCGGCGCGATGCTGCACGCGTCCGCCGCGCGCGGCAAGCGCCTGGACGCCTTCGTGGTCCGCAAGGCCGCCAAGGCGCACGGCATGCAGCGCCGCGTCGAGGGCCCGGACATCAAGGGCCGCCGCGTGCTCGTCGTCGAGGACACCTCCACCACCGGCGGCTCGCCGCTCACCGCCGTCGAGGCCGTCCGGGAGGCGGGCGCCGAGGTCGTCGGCGTCGCCACCATCGTGGACCGGGCCACCGGGGCGGGCGAGAAGATCACCGAGGGCGCGGGCGTGCCGTACCTCTTCGCGTACTCGAAGGACGACCTCGGCCTGGACTGA
- a CDS encoding CGNR zinc finger domain-containing protein — translation MNWPATERHCLSPAPGGLALVQELLNTAPAGRPGPADLPDLLGDGALGAAQEWADLAVRGWAGETGRPDVHLVLTEEDLPKLRCLRDQVRRALAAGGGGGGDAVRFTSAPVVVGLAGDGTLTVEPEGAGARWLASAALAEGLLAQASGVWRRLKICRNPSCAAAFYDRSRNNSGVWHSVRGCGNAAHLRACRERRRVRA, via the coding sequence ATGAACTGGCCAGCGACCGAGCGCCACTGCCTGAGTCCCGCGCCCGGCGGCCTCGCCCTCGTCCAGGAACTCCTGAACACCGCGCCCGCCGGCCGCCCCGGACCCGCCGACCTGCCCGACCTGCTGGGGGACGGCGCGCTCGGCGCCGCCCAGGAGTGGGCCGACCTCGCCGTGCGCGGCTGGGCCGGGGAGACGGGGCGGCCCGACGTGCACCTCGTACTGACCGAGGAGGACCTGCCGAAGCTGCGCTGTCTGCGCGACCAGGTGCGGCGGGCGCTCGCCGCGGGGGGCGGCGGGGGCGGGGACGCGGTGCGCTTCACCTCCGCGCCCGTCGTCGTCGGGCTCGCGGGGGACGGCACGCTGACCGTGGAGCCGGAGGGCGCGGGCGCCCGCTGGCTGGCCTCCGCGGCCCTCGCCGAGGGTCTGCTCGCCCAGGCGTCCGGCGTCTGGCGCCGCCTGAAGATCTGCCGCAACCCGTCCTGTGCCGCCGCGTTCTACGACCGTTCCCGCAACAACAGCGGCGTCTGGCACTCGGTGCGTGGCTGCGGGAACGCCGCCCACCTGCGCGCCTGCCGCGAGCGGCGCCGCGTGCGGGCCTGA
- the kynU gene encoding kynureninase, which translates to MSDLRQEANSLDREDELRAKRKEFVLDDTVYLDGNSLGALPANVPGRVADVIARQWGELRIRSWDESGWWTAPERIGDRVAPLIGAAPGQVVVGDSTSVNVFKALVGAVRLARGEVSGAASGEVVGGGGHPDEGRDEIIVDATTFPTDGYIARSAARLTGCRITPLAPAEVPAALSPRTAAVLLNHADYRTGRLHDLPGLTAAVHAVGALAVWDLCHTAGALPVGVDAHGVDLAVGCTYKYLNGGPGSPAYLYVREEHQARFDSPLPGWTSHAEPFGMHPEFEAARGATRGRVGTPDILSMLALEAALDVWDGVSVDAVRAKSLALTDFFLRCVEAYVPEGRVESLTPGAHAERGSQVALRCEGAGDVMKSLIERGVVGDFRPPDVLRFGFTPLYVSFADAERAARVLAETLDA; encoded by the coding sequence ATGTCTGACCTGCGGCAGGAGGCGAACTCCCTGGACCGGGAGGACGAACTGCGCGCCAAGCGCAAGGAGTTCGTCCTCGACGACACCGTCTATCTGGACGGCAACTCCCTGGGTGCCCTGCCCGCGAACGTGCCGGGCCGCGTCGCGGACGTCATCGCCCGCCAGTGGGGCGAGCTGCGCATCCGCTCCTGGGACGAGAGCGGCTGGTGGACCGCGCCCGAGCGCATCGGCGACCGCGTCGCCCCGCTGATCGGCGCCGCCCCGGGCCAGGTCGTCGTCGGCGACTCGACGAGCGTGAACGTCTTCAAGGCGCTGGTGGGGGCGGTGCGGCTGGCACGGGGCGAGGTCTCCGGCGCCGCTTCCGGCGAGGTTGTGGGCGGCGGCGGTCACCCGGATGAGGGGCGCGACGAGATCATCGTTGACGCCACGACCTTCCCCACGGACGGGTACATCGCGCGGTCGGCGGCCCGCCTCACCGGCTGCCGCATCACCCCGCTCGCCCCGGCCGAGGTGCCCGCAGCGCTCAGCCCCCGCACGGCCGCCGTGCTGCTCAACCACGCCGACTACCGCACGGGCCGCCTGCACGACCTGCCGGGCCTGACGGCGGCCGTCCACGCGGTGGGCGCCCTCGCCGTCTGGGACCTGTGCCACACGGCGGGCGCCCTGCCCGTCGGCGTGGACGCGCACGGCGTGGACCTCGCGGTGGGCTGCACGTACAAGTACCTGAACGGCGGCCCGGGTTCGCCCGCGTACCTCTATGTGCGCGAGGAGCACCAGGCCCGCTTCGACTCGCCGCTGCCCGGCTGGACCTCGCACGCCGAACCCTTCGGGATGCACCCCGAATTCGAGGCGGCGCGAGGGGCGACGCGGGGCCGTGTCGGCACGCCCGACATCCTGTCGATGCTCGCCCTTGAGGCGGCCCTCGACGTCTGGGACGGGGTCTCCGTCGACGCGGTGCGGGCCAAGTCGCTCGCCCTGACCGACTTCTTCCTGCGGTGCGTCGAGGCGTACGTACCCGAGGGGCGGGTCGAGTCGCTCACCCCGGGGGCGCACGCCGAGCGCGGCAGCCAGGTCGCGCTGCGCTGCGAGGGCGCCGGGGACGTCATGAAGAGCCTGATCGAGCGGGGCGTGGTCGGCGACTTCCGCCCGCCGGACGTGCTGCGCTTCGGATTCACCCCGCTGTACGTCTCCTTCGCCGACGCCGAACGGGCGGCCCGCGTCCTCGCGGAGACCCTGGACGCGTGA
- a CDS encoding aldose 1-epimerase has product MSTEDVTLTAGDAEVTVQPGNGCRIGSLRIDGVELLRQGERYGSFPMVPWCGRIRDGQFRDGASVHQMPLNSPPHAIHGFARDARWRTARTSKAEAVFTYDLTAPWPYPGRVTQIVELTEEALTLRLGIETYGDSFPAQAGWHPWFNRVLDGGGEPVRIDFDPAWQEERGDDHLPTGRRVDPRSGPRDDCFGMPEGVDVTLTWPGRLAVNVRSREQWVVVYDEQDAAVCVEPQTGPPNGLNTAPRLVTPIEPLETATTWTWTRL; this is encoded by the coding sequence GTGAGTACCGAAGACGTGACCCTGACCGCGGGCGACGCGGAAGTGACCGTGCAGCCGGGCAACGGCTGCCGCATCGGAAGCCTGCGCATCGACGGCGTCGAGCTGCTGAGGCAGGGGGAGCGATACGGCAGCTTCCCGATGGTGCCGTGGTGCGGCCGGATCCGGGACGGGCAGTTCCGCGACGGCGCGAGCGTCCACCAGATGCCGCTGAACTCCCCGCCGCACGCCATCCACGGCTTCGCCCGTGACGCCCGCTGGCGCACGGCACGCACCTCGAAGGCCGAGGCGGTCTTCACGTACGACCTCACCGCCCCCTGGCCCTACCCCGGCCGCGTCACCCAGATCGTGGAACTCACCGAGGAGGCGCTGACGCTGCGCCTCGGCATCGAGACGTACGGCGACTCCTTCCCCGCGCAGGCGGGCTGGCACCCGTGGTTCAACCGGGTCCTCGACGGCGGCGGCGAGCCCGTACGCATCGACTTCGACCCCGCCTGGCAGGAGGAGCGCGGCGACGACCACCTCCCCACCGGCCGTCGCGTCGATCCGAGGAGCGGCCCCCGGGACGACTGCTTCGGCATGCCCGAGGGCGTCGACGTGACGCTGACCTGGCCCGGTCGGCTCGCGGTGAACGTCAGGAGCCGCGAGCAGTGGGTCGTCGTCTACGACGAGCAGGACGCCGCGGTCTGCGTGGAGCCGCAGACCGGCCCGCCCAACGGGCTCAACACCGCGCCGCGCCTGGTGACACCCATCGAGCCGCTGGAGACGGCGACGACCTGGACCTGGACGCGGCTTTAA
- a CDS encoding response regulator has product MTIRVLIADDQMMVREGFSVLLNAMPDIEVVGEAVNGREAIERVRDLAPDVVLMDIRMPELNGIEATREIIASEGEAKVLVLTTFDLDEYVYQALRAGASGFLLKDASARQLADGVRVVASGEALLAPTVTRRLITEFSKLAQAPRLSAAAQAQQYGELTERETEVLVLIAQGLSNAEIASRLVVAESTIKTHVSRVLVKLGLRDRTQAAVFAYEARLVTPG; this is encoded by the coding sequence ATGACGATCCGCGTCCTGATCGCGGACGACCAGATGATGGTCCGCGAGGGGTTCTCCGTCCTGCTCAACGCCATGCCCGACATCGAGGTCGTCGGCGAGGCGGTGAACGGCCGCGAGGCGATCGAACGAGTCCGCGATCTCGCCCCCGACGTCGTCCTGATGGACATCCGCATGCCCGAGCTGAACGGCATCGAGGCGACCCGCGAGATCATCGCCTCCGAGGGCGAGGCGAAGGTGCTCGTGCTGACCACCTTCGACCTCGACGAGTACGTGTACCAGGCGCTGCGCGCCGGGGCGTCCGGGTTCCTCCTCAAGGACGCCTCCGCCCGCCAACTCGCTGACGGCGTACGGGTGGTGGCGTCCGGTGAGGCGTTGCTGGCCCCGACGGTGACGCGCCGCCTGATCACGGAGTTCTCCAAGCTGGCACAGGCGCCGCGGCTCTCGGCGGCGGCCCAGGCGCAGCAGTACGGCGAACTCACCGAGCGCGAGACGGAGGTCCTGGTGCTCATCGCGCAGGGACTGTCGAACGCGGAGATCGCCTCGCGCCTGGTGGTCGCCGAGTCCACGATCAAGACGCACGTCAGCCGGGTCCTGGTGAAACTGGGCCTGCGCGACCGCACGCAGGCGGCGGTATTCGCCTACGAGGCGAGGCTGGTGACGCCGGGCTGA
- a CDS encoding alpha/beta hydrolase family protein encodes MPDDAAVARDAAEAEAVYSHPVVEPDATAAYGEHPDQVIDFYAPRGDLARPAPLVIALHGGAWRTPYDRWHLTPFVDFLARRGFAVANVEYRRGSPIPAQGGTGPVAGRWPETFDDVAAAFDALPSLVRTALPSADARRTVVTGHSAGGQLALWAAARHLLPADAPWRTDRPAPLRGVVALAPIADFKVAEELGVCGGAASQLLGGPAKFEARLPYADPAALLPTGIATAVVQGREDIGVPQAVAEAYADAAAKAGEVVGLTLLEDVGHFPLIDPAADACAVVAEEIAQLAY; translated from the coding sequence ATGCCGGACGACGCCGCCGTGGCCCGCGATGCCGCCGAGGCCGAAGCCGTCTACTCGCATCCCGTCGTGGAGCCGGACGCCACCGCCGCCTACGGCGAACACCCCGACCAGGTCATCGACTTCTACGCGCCCCGGGGCGACCTGGCCCGGCCCGCGCCGCTGGTCATCGCCCTGCACGGCGGGGCCTGGCGCACGCCGTACGACCGTTGGCACCTCACGCCGTTCGTGGACTTCCTCGCGCGCCGCGGTTTCGCGGTCGCCAACGTCGAGTACCGCAGGGGCAGCCCCATCCCCGCCCAGGGTGGCACGGGCCCGGTGGCCGGGCGCTGGCCGGAGACCTTCGACGACGTGGCCGCCGCGTTCGACGCGCTGCCCTCGCTCGTGCGGACCGCCCTGCCGTCGGCCGACGCGCGCCGCACGGTGGTCACCGGGCACTCGGCGGGCGGCCAACTCGCGCTGTGGGCGGCCGCGCGGCACCTGCTGCCCGCCGACGCGCCCTGGCGCACCGACCGCCCGGCCCCGCTGCGCGGCGTCGTCGCGCTCGCCCCGATCGCGGACTTCAAGGTCGCGGAGGAACTGGGGGTGTGCGGCGGGGCCGCGTCCCAGCTCCTTGGCGGACCCGCGAAGTTCGAGGCGCGACTGCCGTACGCGGACCCGGCTGCGCTGCTCCCGACGGGTATCGCCACGGCCGTCGTGCAGGGCCGCGAGGACATCGGGGTGCCGCAGGCCGTGGCCGAGGCGTACGCGGACGCGGCGGCGAAGGCGGGCGAGGTGGTGGGCCTCACGCTCCTGGAGGACGTGGGGCACTTTCCGCTGATCGACCCGGCGGCGGACGCGTGCGCGGTGGTCGCGGAGGAGATCGCGCAGTTGGCGTACTGA
- a CDS encoding sensor histidine kinase translates to MTDTTEQLRARGPKSPEFHLAREILGGLREALFRDVFAYRLLPPRTTGGRGARLLPKQIRPYAVWNRHALVVGAALITVSIAYQVGVGGNEAAFFLAGLIPAVAVLMTLVRPVGAFWVSLVSTPFTAALGNSWEGWPWTPDAFFAHIVVMVVVAARTRPRTALWMWLLTAVYALGTEAFFDVGARGYSASDAPAMLFFSALALLVTTVVHVRREAQREVTVQRTVTAIERDKRTLLEERTTIARELHDVVAHHMSVVAIQAEAAPYRVENPPPELEQAFVTIRENAVAALTELRRVLGVVRAEDYEAPDAPQPTLADLDRLLDNVRDAGLTVDKAVTGAVRELPQGVELSAYRIVQEALSNSLRHAPGAPARVEVGYVLGGLGLRIVNGPATGLLKPSPGAGHGITGMRERVTMLNGEMMAEATPDGGYEVTVFLPVPLADRLDPAGEDVA, encoded by the coding sequence GTGACCGATACGACTGAGCAGCTCAGGGCCAGAGGCCCCAAGAGCCCGGAGTTCCATCTCGCGCGGGAGATCCTCGGCGGCCTGCGTGAGGCGCTGTTCCGCGACGTCTTCGCCTACCGGCTGCTGCCCCCGCGGACGACGGGCGGGCGGGGGGCCCGGCTCCTGCCGAAGCAGATACGTCCGTACGCCGTCTGGAACCGCCACGCCCTGGTGGTGGGCGCGGCCCTGATCACCGTCTCCATCGCCTACCAGGTGGGCGTCGGGGGCAACGAGGCCGCGTTCTTCCTCGCCGGTCTCATCCCGGCGGTCGCCGTCCTGATGACGCTGGTCAGGCCGGTCGGCGCGTTCTGGGTGTCGCTGGTGTCGACGCCGTTCACGGCGGCGCTCGGGAACAGCTGGGAGGGCTGGCCGTGGACGCCCGACGCCTTCTTCGCGCACATCGTGGTGATGGTCGTGGTCGCCGCCCGCACCCGGCCCCGTACCGCCCTGTGGATGTGGCTCCTGACTGCGGTGTACGCCCTGGGCACCGAGGCCTTCTTCGACGTCGGCGCCCGTGGCTACAGCGCGTCCGACGCCCCGGCGATGCTGTTCTTCTCGGCGCTCGCGCTGCTCGTCACCACGGTGGTGCACGTGCGTCGCGAGGCGCAGCGCGAGGTCACCGTGCAGCGCACCGTCACCGCCATCGAGCGTGACAAGCGCACGCTCCTGGAGGAGCGCACCACCATCGCCCGTGAGCTGCACGACGTGGTCGCGCACCACATGTCGGTGGTCGCCATCCAGGCGGAGGCCGCGCCCTACCGCGTGGAGAACCCGCCGCCCGAGCTGGAGCAGGCGTTCGTGACCATCCGGGAGAACGCGGTGGCCGCGCTGACCGAGCTGCGCCGCGTCCTCGGCGTCGTACGGGCGGAGGACTACGAGGCGCCGGACGCCCCGCAGCCGACCCTGGCCGACCTCGACCGGCTCCTGGACAACGTGCGGGACGCGGGACTGACCGTCGACAAGGCCGTCACCGGAGCGGTCCGCGAACTCCCGCAGGGAGTGGAACTCTCCGCGTACCGCATCGTGCAGGAGGCACTCAGCAACAGTCTGCGCCACGCGCCCGGCGCCCCGGCCCGCGTCGAGGTCGGCTACGTCCTCGGCGGCCTCGGCCTGCGCATCGTCAACGGCCCGGCGACCGGTCTGCTGAAACCCTCACCGGGCGCCGGCCACGGGATCACCGGCATGCGGGAGCGCGTCACGATGCTGAACGGCGAGATGATGGCGGAGGCGACACCCGACGGCGGCTACGAGGTCACGGTCTTCCTGCCCGTTCCGCTCGCCGACCGGCTCGACCCGGCGGGGGAGGACGTCGCATGA
- a CDS encoding DUF3151 domain-containing protein, translated as MAIHKDLLGGPPPTHLPDDPEPRELLANGTAPADVAAKYPTSSLAWAQLADEAYERGSVVESYAYARTGYHRGLDALRRSGWKGHGPVPWEHEPNRGFLRALHALARAAQAIGEQEEYERCAGFLRDSSETAAKTLG; from the coding sequence ATGGCCATTCACAAGGATCTGCTCGGGGGACCGCCCCCGACCCACCTGCCCGACGACCCGGAGCCGCGCGAGCTGCTGGCGAACGGCACGGCGCCCGCCGACGTCGCCGCCAAGTACCCCACGTCCTCCCTCGCCTGGGCGCAGCTCGCCGACGAGGCGTACGAGCGCGGCAGCGTCGTCGAGTCGTACGCGTACGCCCGTACCGGCTACCACCGCGGCCTGGACGCCCTGCGCCGCAGCGGCTGGAAGGGCCACGGCCCGGTGCCGTGGGAGCACGAGCCCAACCGCGGCTTCCTGCGGGCGCTGCACGCGCTGGCGCGGGCGGCGCAGGCGATCGGTGAGCAGGAGGAGTACGAGCGCTGCGCGGGCTTCCTGCGGGACTCCTCGGAGACCGCGGCGAAGACGCTGGGCTGA
- a CDS encoding NADH:flavin oxidoreductase: MEATEAMPEAAPEATPEATGTTGTGASRAARVLGRPFDINGLTLPNRIAMAPMTREFSPEGVPGADVAAYYARRAAGGVGLIVTEGTYVDHPSAGSSHRVPHFHGDAALAGWQKVAEAVHAAGGKIVPQLWHVGATRDEGQGPIPSAPPVGPSGLGLDGEAKGHAMTGADIDAVIAAFADSAAAAERIGFDGIELHGAHGYLIDQFLWGTTNRRTDGYGGDLASRTRFAREIVEAVRAAVSPTFPVIFRFSQWKANAFDAKPASGPAELESLLAPLADAGVDAFHASTRRYWLPEFEGDDLNLAGWVKKLTGKATLSVGSVGLDKEFVGPQGWAKETAATGIDLLLDRMERDEFDVIAVGRALIADPVWANKALTGRLAEAAPYDARSLRELR; this comes from the coding sequence ATGGAAGCCACGGAAGCGATGCCGGAAGCCGCGCCGGAAGCGACGCCGGAGGCCACCGGGACGACGGGGACGGGCGCCTCACGCGCCGCACGGGTTCTCGGCCGCCCCTTCGACATCAACGGCCTCACCCTGCCCAACCGCATCGCCATGGCCCCCATGACCCGTGAGTTCTCGCCCGAGGGCGTGCCGGGCGCGGACGTCGCCGCGTACTACGCCCGCCGCGCGGCGGGCGGCGTCGGCCTGATCGTCACCGAGGGCACCTACGTCGACCACCCCTCGGCCGGCAGCAGCCACCGCGTCCCGCACTTCCACGGTGACGCGGCGCTCGCGGGCTGGCAGAAGGTCGCCGAGGCCGTGCACGCGGCGGGCGGCAAGATCGTCCCGCAGCTCTGGCACGTGGGCGCGACCCGCGACGAGGGCCAGGGCCCGATCCCCTCGGCGCCCCCGGTCGGCCCCTCCGGCCTCGGTCTGGACGGCGAGGCCAAGGGGCACGCGATGACCGGTGCCGACATCGACGCGGTCATCGCCGCGTTCGCCGACAGCGCGGCCGCCGCCGAGCGGATCGGCTTCGACGGCATCGAACTGCACGGCGCGCACGGCTACTTGATCGACCAGTTCCTCTGGGGCACCACCAACCGCCGCACCGACGGCTACGGCGGCGACCTCGCCTCGCGCACCCGGTTCGCGCGCGAGATCGTCGAGGCGGTGCGGGCGGCGGTCTCGCCGACGTTCCCGGTGATCTTCCGCTTCTCGCAGTGGAAGGCGAACGCGTTCGACGCGAAGCCGGCGTCCGGTCCGGCCGAGCTGGAGTCCCTGCTGGCGCCGCTGGCCGACGCGGGCGTCGACGCCTTCCACGCCTCCACGCGGCGCTACTGGCTCCCCGAGTTCGAGGGCGACGACCTGAACCTCGCGGGCTGGGTCAAGAAGCTCACCGGAAAGGCCACGCTGTCGGTCGGCTCGGTCGGCCTCGACAAGGAGTTCGTGGGTCCGCAGGGCTGGGCCAAGGAGACGGCGGCCACGGGCATCGACCTGCTTCTCGACCGCATGGAGCGGGACGAGTTCGACGTGATCGCGGTGGGCCGCGCGCTCATCGCGGACCCCGTGTGGGCGAACAAGGCGCTTACCGGCCGCCTGGCCGAGGCGGCGCCCTACGACGCGCGCTCGCTGCGCGAGCTGCGGTAG
- a CDS encoding tryptophan 2,3-dioxygenase family protein, whose amino-acid sequence MSPEAHETPTEAHAAESPNLDFAGTTPYEDYVQADVLTHLQHLRSDDPGEMVFLVTTQVMELWFTVIVHEWETAAQALRREEIPVAVAALKRSIRELEALNHSWKPLAGLTPAQFNSYRGALGEGSGFQSAMYRRMEFLLGDKSASMLVPHRGAPRVHAELEKALHEPSLYDEVLRLLARRGHAIPAAVLERDLSKRYEPSPEVEAVWTKLYAGDESDELARLGETLTDVAELVWRWRNDHLVATRRAMGSKTGTGGSAGVAWLEKRATKNVFPELWTARSHV is encoded by the coding sequence ATGTCCCCAGAGGCGCATGAGACGCCCACCGAGGCGCACGCGGCCGAGAGCCCGAACCTCGACTTCGCGGGCACCACCCCGTACGAGGACTACGTCCAGGCGGACGTCCTCACCCACCTCCAGCATCTGCGCTCGGACGATCCCGGCGAGATGGTCTTCCTGGTCACCACCCAGGTCATGGAGCTTTGGTTCACGGTGATCGTCCACGAGTGGGAGACCGCGGCGCAGGCCCTGCGCCGCGAGGAGATCCCCGTCGCGGTGGCCGCGCTCAAGCGCAGCATCCGCGAGCTGGAGGCCCTGAACCACTCCTGGAAGCCGCTCGCCGGACTGACCCCCGCGCAGTTCAACTCCTACCGGGGCGCGCTCGGCGAGGGCTCCGGATTCCAGTCCGCGATGTACCGCCGCATGGAGTTCCTGCTCGGCGACAAGTCGGCGTCGATGCTGGTCCCGCACCGGGGCGCGCCGCGCGTCCACGCGGAGCTGGAGAAGGCCCTGCACGAGCCGAGCCTGTACGACGAGGTGCTCAGGCTCCTCGCCCGGCGCGGCCACGCGATCCCGGCCGCCGTCCTGGAGCGCGACCTCTCGAAGCGGTACGAGCCCTCACCCGAGGTGGAGGCCGTCTGGACGAAGCTCTACGCGGGCGACGAGAGTGACGAACTGGCCCGCCTCGGCGAGACGTTGACGGACGTCGCCGAGCTGGTCTGGCGCTGGCGCAACGACCACCTGGTCGCCACGCGTCGCGCGATGGGCTCCAAGACGGGCACGGGCGGCTCGGCCGGGGTGGCCTGGCTGGAGAAGCGCGCGACGAAGAACGTCTTCCCCGAGCTGTGGACGGCGAGGAGTCATGTCTGA